The DNA window TATCTATTGCTTCTTTCCTTTCTTTTCTTAATTCTACGGTTAATAAAATTTCCTCTGAATGAAATTTTATTTCCATCTGCTCTGCTTCTTTTGTCATGGTTTTCATTTCTTCTTCCCATTCTAAAGATACTTTTTCTAACTCTGCTTGTGCTTTTTTGTACTCGGGTAGTTGCCCTAACACGTATTCTGTATCTACTAAACCCCATTTTTGAGCATGGGTAGAAAAAACAATACAATAAAAAGCACAAAATAATACAATAATAATACGATACATAATTAAGGTGGGTTCTAAAAATTGTTTTTTAGGTTTTAATTTTTTAAATATATAAAAACCCATTTTATATATTTAAAAAGTCAAAACAAAAGTACATATTTCATTCTTATTAGTTTACATTTTTTCTAATTTTTCTAAAAAAATAGTTTGGATTCATCTTTTTTTATACTCTTTTACTGACTAAGCACACATATCTTATATAATTCCTAA is part of the Chitinophagaceae bacterium genome and encodes:
- a CDS encoding OmpH family outer membrane protein, giving the protein MGFYIFKKLKPKKQFLEPTLIMYRIIIVLFCAFYCIVFSTHAQKWGLVDTEYVLGQLPEYKKAQAELEKVSLEWEEEMKTMTKEAEQMEIKFHSEEILLTVELRKERKEAIDKKFEEIKEYNKKVFGFEGLYFLKKKELIKPVQDKVAEAIDKVRKSQRLGILLDKSSDLVVLYVDPTHDYTDLVLESLGLNNDNSVIDEENTKTKTQKSKKE